The Bradyrhizobium sp. CCBAU 051011 DNA segment TGAGGAGTCGCACGATCCTGAGCGGAGAGATGCGCGCGAGTGCGATCACGAAGCCGACTATACCGCCACCAATAAGCGCGATCAGGGAAAGTCCGACCGTCCATAGCGCGCCATGGCCGAGGAAAAGCAGGTGGTTGATGTTGAGATGTCCGCCCATGCCCTACCTCACAACGGCGTGCCGAGTTGGCGTCGGCGCGGAAACAGGACCAGGCCAAGCCCCCAGAATCCCGCGCGCAAGACCAGCGACAGCAGAATGTAGAGCACGGCGACGATGATGTAGGTCTCGAATGCCCGATAGGTGTCCGACTGGATGTAATTGGCAACCGCCGTCAACTCTTCGGCAGATATCTGCGAGCAGACCGATGAGGCGAGCATCAGCAGGACGAACTGGCTGGTCAGAGCCGGATAGACCTTTTCGACGGCGGGCAGCAGGATGATGTGCCAGTAGATCTGGAAGCGCGTGAGCGCGAGGCCTTCGGCCGCCTCGATTTGCCCGCGCGGGATCGCTTCGAAACCCGCCCGCATGATCTCGGCAGTGTAGGCCCCGACATTGATCGTCAGCGCGACCACCGCAACGGTGAAGGCTGACAGTTTCAGTCCGATGCTGGCAAGTCCGAAATAGACCAGGAATAGCTGGACCAGCAGCGGCGTATTGCGGATGGCTTCGACGTAGACTTTGCAGATGCGGGCAATCAGCCGGCTATGGGTGCCGCGGCCCACGGCGGCAAACGTGCCGAGCAGCGCGCCGGAAACTGTTGCGAGGAATGCGAGTTCGAGCGTCAGAATGGCGCCGCCGAGGAAGTTCGGCCACCGTTCCAGCACCGCGGGAAAGTCGAGCTCGATGCTCATCGCAACAGGATCATCCAGTGTTCTGATTGGTCATGCGGTCGTAGACGCGGAACAGAGCCTGATTACCGTTCGCGCCTTCGCCGTGCGCCCGCGCGTCGACATATTGGCTCGTGACGAGTGCGGTTCCGGGCAGTGGCACGTTCAGCGCCTGCGCATGCTCCTGCACCAGCCTGAGGTCCTTGAGCATCAAGTCGATCCGGAAGCCGGCACTGACGTCGCCTCCGATCATTGCCGGTCCGAGCTTGTCCAGCATCCAGGACGAGGCCGAGCCGCCCAACAGAACGCGGCGAAGCAAATCCAGGTCGACGCCGGAGGCGCGTCCCAAAGCGAGCGCTTCACAAATAGCCTGGATGTTGATGCCGCAAATCAGTTGATTGCAGAGCTTGACCGTTTGTCCGGCGCCGGAAGCGCCGACATGGGTGATGGTCGTGCCCATGGCCCTGAAGAAAGGTTCAGCCTTGCCGAAGGCTTCCGCTTCGCCGCCGGCCATGATCGACAGCGCCGCATTCTTGGCGCCGAGGGGGCCGCCGGACACGGGAGCATCGATGAAGCTGACGCCGGCCTGCTTCAGATCGGCATGGACGCGGCGGACCGCGACCGGCGAGATCGTGCTCATGTCCACGATCAGCTTGCCGGGAGGCGGAGCTTTCAGCAGACCGTCCTCGCCGTAGACTACCGCCTCGACATGGGGCGTATCGGGCAGCATCGTGATGACGATGTCGGCGTCGCGCGCGGCGTCTGCCGCATGTTGCGCCCGTGCCGCGCCCTCC contains these protein-coding regions:
- a CDS encoding NAD(P)-dependent oxidoreductase, which translates into the protein MGRDGKGSVGFIGIGTMGREMVRNLLKAGYAVRAFDLNEAAVANIAKEGAARAQHAADAARDADIVITMLPDTPHVEAVVYGEDGLLKAPPPGKLIVDMSTISPVAVRRVHADLKQAGVSFIDAPVSGGPLGAKNAALSIMAGGEAEAFGKAEPFFRAMGTTITHVGASGAGQTVKLCNQLICGINIQAICEALALGRASGVDLDLLRRVLLGGSASSWMLDKLGPAMIGGDVSAGFRIDLMLKDLRLVQEHAQALNVPLPGTALVTSQYVDARAHGEGANGNQALFRVYDRMTNQNTG
- a CDS encoding amino acid ABC transporter permease — its product is MSIELDFPAVLERWPNFLGGAILTLELAFLATVSGALLGTFAAVGRGTHSRLIARICKVYVEAIRNTPLLVQLFLVYFGLASIGLKLSAFTVAVVALTINVGAYTAEIMRAGFEAIPRGQIEAAEGLALTRFQIYWHIILLPAVEKVYPALTSQFVLLMLASSVCSQISAEELTAVANYIQSDTYRAFETYIIVAVLYILLSLVLRAGFWGLGLVLFPRRRQLGTPL